In Bartonella machadoae, a single genomic region encodes these proteins:
- a CDS encoding HigA family addiction module antitoxin: MRNYSAIHPGEILREEYLKEYALSAYALAKALNVPRTRIERIIAEKSPVTPDTALRLAYFFDTTAEFWLNMQAAYDVSILQTEKADEFSKINKFECRV; encoded by the coding sequence ATGAGAAATTATAGTGCTATACATCCCGGAGAAATTTTACGGGAGGAATATTTAAAAGAATATGCTCTTTCTGCTTATGCCCTTGCAAAAGCTTTGAATGTTCCACGTACAAGGATAGAACGTATTATTGCTGAAAAAAGTCCAGTGACTCCTGATACAGCACTAAGATTAGCCTATTTTTTTGATACAACAGCTGAATTTTGGCTTAACATGCAAGCTGCTTACGACGTTAGTATATTACAAACTGAAAAAGCAGATGAATTTTCCAAAATCAATAAATTTGAATGTAGAGTTTAA
- a CDS encoding antA/AntB antirepressor family protein, translating to MNTLLPISEQTIDQETVQTVNARELHAFLEIKARFNDWIKNRIKECKFQENINFITLTKNLVSGGKVKEYHITLDMAKHLSMIERNDKGHEARQYFIKCERLLKQVTIPKIDYSKPEALLGVLNHLQSQIEQKDHVIAELEPKAKALDGLKRSDGLFGLIESAKMLEVRPKDLTDYLRKHDWVYRRAPGAPLLPYQDKIKKGLMDCPAITIQRPDGTEKVLPSTKITSRGLACLREQIFGGVQ from the coding sequence ATGAATACTCTTCTTCCGATATCGGAACAAACAATTGATCAGGAAACTGTTCAAACGGTCAATGCACGTGAATTACATGCGTTTTTAGAAATAAAAGCTCGCTTTAATGATTGGATTAAAAATCGCATTAAAGAATGCAAATTTCAGGAAAATATAAACTTTATAACGCTTACTAAAAATTTAGTAAGCGGTGGAAAGGTAAAAGAATACCACATTACATTAGACATGGCTAAACACCTTTCAATGATCGAGCGTAATGATAAAGGACATGAAGCACGTCAATACTTTATCAAATGTGAACGGCTTTTGAAGCAAGTAACAATACCAAAGATAGATTATTCCAAGCCCGAAGCGTTACTTGGTGTTTTGAATCACTTACAAAGCCAAATCGAGCAGAAAGATCATGTAATTGCTGAGTTAGAACCCAAAGCAAAGGCGCTTGATGGTTTAAAACGCTCTGATGGTCTGTTTGGTTTGATTGAATCTGCAAAGATGTTAGAGGTACGACCAAAAGACTTAACTGATTACTTGCGTAAACATGATTGGGTCTATCGAAGGGCTCCGGGTGCTCCTTTGTTACCCTATCAGGATAAGATCAAGAAAGGTCTCATGGATTGCCCTGCTATCACAATTCAAAGACCGGATGGTACAGAAAAGGTGCTCCCTTCAACAAAAATCACATCCAGAGGATTGGCTTGCTTGAGAGAACAAATCTTTGGAGGTGTACAATGA
- a CDS encoding head-tail joining protein encodes MLWHGLLNKMVKEVRNTFGQPVIYTRKDNQQSFRITAIYGIKHSESDAGGRIPTTIPRKELDLCINDIGGIPPKAEDSIVVLSPENTEDPSQERFVVTDVQASESGMYKLILREVK; translated from the coding sequence ATGCTATGGCACGGGCTGCTTAACAAAATGGTAAAAGAGGTACGCAACACCTTTGGGCAGCCCGTCATCTATACGCGAAAGGATAACCAGCAATCTTTTCGGATTACAGCAATTTACGGCATCAAACATTCTGAATCGGATGCTGGTGGCAGAATACCAACAACAATTCCAAGAAAAGAACTTGATCTTTGTATCAATGATATTGGGGGGATACCACCAAAGGCTGAGGATAGTATCGTGGTGCTCTCCCCTGAAAACACTGAAGATCCCTCTCAAGAGCGCTTCGTTGTCACCGATGTACAAGCCTCTGAATCCGGTATGTATAAACTTATTTTACGGGAGGTAAAATAA
- a CDS encoding major capsid protein: MDMNFFKHDAFSSITMMKAIENYEFQPGLVSSLNLFEEVETSTTVVGIERRDNTFSLIQTSERGAPLAEGDRDSRNLRFFKTTRIAKSDTVKSEEIQNRREFGTEDQLETAMKYIARKQKKLISEIELTWENMQLGAVQGVVLDADGSVIVDWYKEWEITPPKPIDFKLENETTNVADNVDQVIMRMIEASKGAFSDRSRIIGLCGNEFFSKLKNHKTIRETYLNTALAQTLNSAGGVATPSALGSGSFGSFDFAGVTFINYRSIHNYNVSAKAGTKRAIGIKPDECQFFPVNAPGVFQKTFAPGESLDFANTVGKPLYTMLIVDHDRNAWVKPEVYSYPLYICTRPEMLFKAVIGGK, encoded by the coding sequence ATGGATATGAATTTTTTTAAACATGATGCTTTCTCAAGCATTACAATGATGAAAGCCATTGAAAACTATGAGTTTCAACCGGGTCTTGTAAGCTCTCTCAATCTTTTTGAAGAAGTTGAAACCAGCACCACAGTGGTTGGTATTGAACGGCGTGATAATACATTTTCGCTTATTCAAACCAGCGAACGCGGAGCCCCTTTAGCAGAAGGTGACAGAGACAGTCGTAATCTTCGGTTTTTCAAAACAACCCGTATTGCCAAAAGTGATACTGTGAAATCAGAAGAAATCCAAAACCGGCGTGAATTTGGCACAGAAGATCAGTTAGAGACGGCAATGAAATATATTGCCAGAAAACAAAAGAAACTGATTTCTGAAATCGAATTGACATGGGAAAACATGCAGCTTGGTGCTGTTCAAGGTGTTGTCCTTGATGCTGATGGTTCGGTGATTGTCGATTGGTATAAGGAATGGGAAATTACCCCACCAAAGCCAATTGACTTTAAACTGGAGAATGAAACAACCAATGTTGCTGATAATGTTGATCAGGTCATTATGCGAATGATTGAAGCTTCAAAAGGAGCATTCTCTGACCGTTCACGGATTATTGGACTTTGTGGGAATGAATTCTTTTCCAAACTAAAAAACCATAAAACCATTCGTGAAACCTATTTAAACACAGCCTTAGCTCAGACACTCAATAGCGCAGGAGGCGTTGCAACACCAAGTGCTCTTGGCTCAGGGAGCTTTGGTAGTTTTGACTTTGCGGGTGTGACCTTTATCAATTATCGCAGTATTCATAACTATAATGTGAGTGCAAAGGCTGGAACAAAGCGTGCGATAGGAATTAAGCCTGATGAATGTCAATTCTTTCCTGTTAATGCGCCTGGTGTATTCCAGAAAACCTTTGCACCTGGTGAAAGCTTAGATTTTGCCAACACGGTGGGAAAACCTCTCTACACGATGCTAATCGTCGATCATGACCGTAATGCATGGGTGAAGCCTGAAGTCTACAGCTATCCGCTTTACATTTGCACACGTCCTGAAATGCTGTTCAAAGCCGTCATTGGAGGGAAATAA
- a CDS encoding head decoration protein, producing the protein MSHIIYEDVRNGAYLGRYDPDMSNEQVVFASGAFIEAGTVMGKITKTGKYVPLNPAASDGSAVPAGISYATVDATGEEQRAVITARLSTVKASELIWPDAILEQEKMAAIQSLEDNNKILLR; encoded by the coding sequence ATGAGTCATATTATTTATGAAGATGTTCGCAATGGCGCTTATCTTGGGCGCTACGACCCTGACATGTCAAATGAACAAGTGGTGTTTGCATCAGGAGCCTTCATTGAGGCTGGGACTGTCATGGGAAAGATAACAAAAACGGGAAAATATGTCCCTCTTAATCCGGCAGCATCTGATGGCAGTGCGGTGCCCGCAGGGATTTCTTATGCCACTGTTGATGCAACAGGTGAAGAACAACGTGCCGTCATTACAGCGCGTTTGAGTACTGTAAAAGCTTCGGAACTGATATGGCCCGATGCAATACTGGAGCAAGAAAAAATGGCAGCTATCCAGTCTTTAGAAGACAACAATAAAATTCTGTTGCGATAG
- a CDS encoding S49 family peptidase, producing the protein MTNNLDMPFLVSRLFGVPHMLASTKLDVILNALAPRLFAGEKFAPQAFLQGDSASFKPPESYVVRNNVAILPVHGTLVRRGAWLGALSGLTSYEGLSASFREAIKQPDVRAVLLDIDSGGGEAGGVFDLVEEFQALSKQHQKPIWAHANEFACSAAYAIACSASQIWVARTGVVGSIGVVCAHLDQSSADEKQGFKWTFVFEGDHKVHGNPHEPLADTALNKMQADCALLYEMFVDWVAQNRPLNTDAIRDTKAETFIGTQAITLGLADAQGTLAQALESLTDFISQTPTVTAKEGQNTWHAHNTAPNKKKMKRLSTSAMKKRMKMITTSIKTPKSLTTTKTKRRMKTMRTNAKT; encoded by the coding sequence ATGACTAATAATCTTGACATGCCGTTTTTAGTATCACGGCTTTTTGGTGTTCCACATATGCTTGCCTCGACAAAGCTTGATGTCATTCTTAACGCTCTTGCACCGCGTCTTTTTGCAGGAGAAAAGTTTGCCCCTCAGGCTTTTTTGCAAGGGGATAGCGCATCTTTCAAACCACCTGAGAGTTACGTGGTGCGCAATAATGTTGCCATCCTACCGGTTCATGGCACACTGGTGCGCCGCGGTGCATGGCTTGGTGCCCTTTCAGGATTAACCTCTTATGAAGGCTTAAGCGCCTCTTTTCGTGAAGCCATTAAACAGCCTGATGTCCGAGCTGTTTTGCTCGATATTGACAGTGGTGGTGGAGAAGCCGGCGGAGTGTTTGATTTGGTTGAAGAATTCCAAGCACTCTCAAAACAGCATCAAAAACCAATTTGGGCGCATGCCAATGAGTTTGCCTGTTCTGCTGCTTATGCCATTGCCTGTTCTGCTTCGCAAATCTGGGTAGCTCGCACAGGCGTTGTCGGCTCAATTGGGGTGGTTTGTGCGCATCTTGACCAATCAAGCGCAGATGAAAAACAGGGGTTTAAATGGACCTTTGTCTTTGAAGGTGACCACAAGGTTCATGGTAATCCTCACGAGCCATTGGCTGATACTGCGCTTAACAAAATGCAAGCAGATTGCGCCCTGCTCTACGAGATGTTTGTCGATTGGGTAGCACAAAACAGACCCCTGAATACTGATGCAATCCGTGACACAAAGGCAGAAACTTTTATAGGCACCCAAGCTATCACGCTTGGATTAGCAGATGCGCAAGGCACGCTTGCGCAAGCTTTGGAATCCTTAACGGATTTCATCTCACAAACCCCAACTGTAACAGCAAAAGAAGGACAAAACACATGGCACGCACACAATACCGCGCCCAACAAGAAGAAGATGAAGAGATTGTCGACATCCGCGATGAAGAAGAGGATGAAAATGATCACGACATCGATAAAAACGCCGAAATCTTTGACGACAACGAAGACGAAGAGGAGGATGAAGACAATGAGGACAAACGCGAAAACCTAA
- a CDS encoding phage portal protein — translation MAGFINKLTGFFTISRQHNPPLEAASKSRRMGGFDPAKKHINKAIEECGETITARSRWLYDNESLYGSATEEWVSAAVSDGIKPYPRIEGFQEEKKKLLDLWWQWVDEADYDEDASFYGLQATIAREVFLTGECFVRLHYVDLYGRSGVPLQLQIYPTEMLDLTYNGPAEIEGNYIRMGIEFDASGKRVAYHFWEHHPYDDCPANSAFKSQERVRIPARMVLHIKERRIAGQLRGSPKITRSMTKIFQLESYDDAKLDRKRTAALFAVFISGNSPNDAKLLDNRNEKDEEEESELPVIEPGGSFYLGENKEIKFSNPVEVGGSYEAFQFRNILKICSALNMPYAVVTEDVTRGNFSNVRTSIIQFRRHVKQWREHIIAFQFNRIVWERFVEMSVLAGCVELPGWEENPLPWLQCESFAPPLEMIDPNKDISAEKEEIRAGLKTRRMALAERGFDIDSIHAELEEEHTDARARGLSFDTDMAAPSGENQTTNFTDSDPSETYESNQGSEAHKND, via the coding sequence ATGGCTGGCTTTATCAATAAACTCACGGGCTTTTTTACAATTTCTCGTCAACACAATCCGCCTCTTGAAGCTGCAAGCAAAAGCCGTCGCATGGGTGGGTTTGATCCCGCAAAAAAACACATCAATAAAGCAATTGAAGAATGCGGCGAAACCATTACTGCTCGTTCAAGATGGCTTTATGACAATGAATCTCTTTATGGCTCGGCAACAGAAGAATGGGTTTCCGCAGCTGTGAGTGATGGGATTAAACCTTATCCTCGTATTGAAGGATTTCAAGAAGAAAAGAAAAAGCTTTTAGACTTATGGTGGCAATGGGTTGATGAGGCGGATTATGATGAAGATGCGAGCTTTTATGGTTTGCAAGCAACAATTGCACGAGAAGTCTTTTTAACCGGCGAATGTTTTGTAAGACTGCATTATGTTGACCTTTATGGACGCTCTGGGGTGCCTCTTCAATTACAAATCTATCCAACCGAAATGCTGGACCTCACTTACAATGGACCTGCGGAAATTGAAGGCAATTACATTCGTATGGGTATTGAATTTGATGCCAGTGGCAAGCGTGTTGCTTATCATTTCTGGGAACACCACCCCTATGATGATTGCCCTGCAAACAGTGCATTTAAGAGCCAAGAACGCGTGCGTATCCCCGCAAGAATGGTCCTTCATATCAAAGAGCGCCGTATTGCCGGACAATTGCGCGGTTCTCCAAAAATAACGCGCAGTATGACAAAGATCTTTCAATTGGAATCCTATGATGATGCGAAACTTGATCGAAAAAGAACAGCAGCTCTTTTCGCGGTGTTTATCTCAGGAAATTCCCCAAACGACGCCAAATTACTTGATAATCGTAACGAAAAAGACGAAGAAGAAGAATCCGAATTACCTGTCATTGAACCAGGTGGATCATTTTATTTAGGAGAAAATAAAGAGATAAAATTCTCAAATCCTGTTGAGGTTGGTGGTTCTTATGAAGCCTTTCAATTTCGCAATATTTTAAAAATTTGCTCGGCTCTCAATATGCCTTATGCCGTTGTCACTGAAGACGTTACGCGGGGTAATTTTTCCAATGTACGCACCTCCATTATTCAGTTTAGACGTCACGTCAAACAATGGCGCGAACATATCATTGCCTTTCAATTCAACCGCATTGTCTGGGAGCGCTTTGTGGAAATGTCCGTGCTTGCTGGATGCGTAGAATTACCAGGATGGGAAGAAAATCCCTTGCCATGGCTTCAATGTGAAAGCTTTGCGCCCCCGCTTGAAATGATTGATCCAAACAAAGATATCTCGGCAGAAAAAGAAGAAATTCGCGCCGGTTTAAAAACACGAAGAATGGCACTTGCCGAACGGGGTTTTGATATCGACAGCATCCATGCCGAACTCGAAGAAGAACACACCGATGCTCGTGCCCGTGGTTTATCTTTTGATACCGATATGGCGGCACCCTCTGGTGAAAATCAAACGACGAATTTCACAGATTCAGATCCTTCTGAGACTTATGAAAGCAACCAAGGCAGTGAGGCGCATAAAAATGACTAA
- a CDS encoding phage head-tail joining protein has protein sequence MDEELKQINSKTERLESLKRRREQIEEALYSGAQSVRHGDKQVSNRSVEELRRALEMLNTQIENLEGRKRSRVFYFNISRGY, from the coding sequence GTGGATGAAGAATTGAAGCAAATAAACAGCAAAACTGAGAGACTTGAAAGTTTAAAAAGGCGACGCGAACAAATTGAAGAGGCTCTTTATTCGGGAGCGCAATCCGTGCGCCATGGCGATAAGCAAGTAAGCAACCGTTCTGTTGAGGAACTTCGCAGAGCACTTGAGATGCTGAACACACAAATAGAGAACCTTGAAGGACGCAAGCGTTCACGTGTTTTCTATTTTAATATATCACGAGGCTATTAA
- a CDS encoding phage terminase large subunit family protein → MDENAIEEFFANANDARQPDPPYTVSQWADKNRYLSTVASAEPRLWRTKRTPYLREIMDNLSSYVPIETTIVMKGAQIGMSEAGLNFCGYAIHYSPGPALYVMPTVETAKKLSKTRLDPMIMASPVLSERIAPARARDSGNTMFSKEFDGGALMLTGANSAAGLRSMPIRYLILDEVDAYPLSVDNEGDPVMIAEKRTSTFVQRKIFKLSTPTHRDTSRIAKDFVLGDQRYYNVPCDKCGVLQPIVWSQIKWPKGAPEKAVFVCAHCGHEHAEHRKTDLMSEERGACWVPTSESTRPNLRSYHISALYSPWLTWGECAREFLEAKDDPALLQPFVNTVLGEPWEDRTGEVVDPDSLYAKREDYPIAPPQAVLLTAGIDVQNDRLELEVVGWGRGEESWHIDYHIIPGDPSSFEVWDQLDEYLARRWSHPGYKDGIRITAACIDTGGGHTQAVYNYVRPREGRRIWGIKGQAGWRAVWPRRPSRNNKGQINLYIVGVDAAKDIITARLKKSGPEASGAGATHFHKSLDREYFDQLTAERKVIKYFKGFKRIEWQKSEKARNEALDCRVYAYAALQGLISAGINLNLEVDILEERLEKLKVDASLEQPTSGISSSTSPKRTQTAQPQRKQFRTIINPYMRGDWR, encoded by the coding sequence ATGGATGAAAATGCAATCGAAGAATTTTTCGCCAATGCCAATGACGCACGACAACCAGATCCACCGTACACGGTTTCGCAATGGGCGGATAAGAATAGATACCTTAGCACCGTAGCAAGTGCAGAGCCTAGATTGTGGAGAACAAAGCGTACCCCTTATTTGCGCGAAATCATGGATAACCTTTCTTCTTATGTGCCAATTGAAACAACAATTGTCATGAAAGGAGCGCAAATTGGAATGTCTGAAGCAGGATTGAACTTCTGCGGTTATGCTATTCACTATAGTCCGGGACCCGCTCTTTATGTAATGCCTACTGTCGAGACCGCGAAGAAACTGTCAAAAACGCGTCTTGATCCAATGATTATGGCAAGCCCTGTTTTAAGTGAACGCATTGCCCCTGCCCGTGCACGTGACAGCGGAAATACAATGTTTTCGAAAGAATTTGATGGGGGAGCATTGATGCTTACAGGAGCAAACAGTGCTGCTGGTTTGCGTTCCATGCCTATTCGTTATCTGATTTTGGATGAAGTTGATGCCTATCCTCTCAGTGTGGATAACGAAGGTGATCCTGTGATGATTGCCGAAAAGCGTACCTCAACCTTTGTGCAGAGAAAGATTTTTAAATTGTCCACGCCAACACACCGTGACACAAGCCGTATTGCCAAAGATTTCGTGCTTGGTGATCAAAGATATTACAATGTCCCTTGTGATAAGTGTGGGGTTCTACAGCCCATTGTTTGGTCGCAAATCAAGTGGCCGAAAGGAGCCCCCGAAAAAGCTGTTTTTGTTTGTGCCCATTGTGGTCATGAACATGCCGAGCACAGAAAAACCGATCTTATGAGTGAGGAAAGAGGCGCGTGCTGGGTTCCTACGAGTGAATCAACGAGACCGAATTTACGCTCTTATCATATTTCGGCACTCTATTCACCTTGGCTAACGTGGGGAGAATGCGCAAGAGAGTTTTTAGAAGCGAAAGATGATCCAGCGCTTTTGCAACCTTTTGTTAATACAGTGCTTGGAGAGCCATGGGAGGACAGAACAGGTGAAGTTGTTGATCCTGATAGCCTCTATGCAAAACGCGAAGATTATCCCATTGCACCGCCGCAAGCCGTGTTATTGACCGCCGGCATCGATGTGCAAAACGACCGCTTAGAGCTTGAAGTGGTTGGATGGGGGCGTGGTGAAGAAAGCTGGCACATTGATTATCACATCATTCCTGGTGATCCGTCTTCTTTTGAAGTCTGGGACCAACTGGATGAATATCTGGCAAGACGTTGGTCACACCCTGGTTACAAAGATGGCATCAGAATAACAGCGGCTTGTATTGATACCGGTGGTGGACATACACAAGCCGTTTACAATTATGTACGCCCCCGTGAAGGACGACGCATCTGGGGGATTAAGGGACAGGCGGGATGGCGTGCGGTATGGCCACGCCGTCCAAGCAGAAACAATAAAGGACAGATTAATCTCTATATTGTTGGTGTTGATGCGGCAAAAGATATTATCACGGCACGATTAAAAAAATCCGGTCCTGAAGCATCGGGGGCTGGTGCAACACACTTTCATAAAAGCCTTGATCGAGAATATTTTGACCAGCTCACGGCTGAAAGAAAAGTCATCAAATATTTTAAAGGCTTCAAGCGCATTGAATGGCAAAAAAGTGAGAAAGCAAGAAACGAGGCTTTGGATTGTAGGGTTTATGCTTATGCCGCTTTACAGGGGCTAATTTCGGCAGGAATAAACCTTAACCTGGAAGTCGATATCTTAGAAGAGCGTTTGGAAAAACTTAAAGTTGACGCTTCTTTAGAGCAGCCAACATCAGGGATTTCTTCATCCACTTCTCCCAAAAGAACGCAGACAGCACAACCTCAAAGGAAGCAATTCAGAACGATAATAAATCCTTATATGCGAGGAGATTGGAGGTAA
- a CDS encoding type II toxin-antitoxin system RelB/DinJ family antitoxin encodes MATSRMVQARVPEEIQNVANQVIQASGLSVSDVVRVLMTRIAQDKAIPSFLFQPNAETIAAFTELDEGNLKKFNSVDELFDDLYADD; translated from the coding sequence ATGGCTACCAGTCGCATGGTGCAAGCGCGTGTACCAGAAGAGATCCAAAATGTCGCTAATCAAGTTATTCAAGCCTCTGGTTTATCGGTGAGTGATGTTGTGAGAGTGTTGATGACGCGTATTGCGCAAGATAAAGCTATTCCGTCCTTTTTATTTCAACCCAATGCAGAGACCATAGCGGCTTTTACTGAATTAGACGAAGGCAACTTAAAAAAGTTTAATTCTGTAGACGAATTATTTGATGATTTATATGCGGACGATTGA
- a CDS encoding type II toxin-antitoxin system YafQ family toxin codes for MRTIERTTIFKRDFKREMRGRYRHLLETDLRQIIAALANDQPLEPRHHDHALTGNWKDYRDCHIRPDLVLIYRLIGQDRLILVRLGSHSQLNL; via the coding sequence ATGCGGACGATTGAACGTACCACTATCTTTAAACGTGATTTTAAGCGTGAAATGAGAGGGCGATATCGGCATCTTTTAGAGACTGACTTGCGCCAAATTATTGCAGCATTAGCAAATGATCAACCTTTAGAACCTCGACATCATGATCATGCATTAACTGGAAATTGGAAAGATTATCGAGATTGCCATATTCGACCTGATTTGGTTTTGATTTATCGATTAATTGGTCAAGATAGACTTATTTTGGTGCGTCTTGGTTCTCATTCACAGCTTAATCTGTAG
- a CDS encoding antA/AntB antirepressor family protein, with protein sequence MNTLIEIKERVIDQETVQTVNARELHAFLEVKTSFKDWIIRRIQDCKFKEGYDFCSFLSESSGGRPSKDYALTLDMAKHLAMIERNEKGHQAREYFIECEKLAKQVTTPQIDYSSPQVMLGVLTHLKNENERKDIIIAELEPKAKALDGLKRSDGLFGLIESAKMLEIRPKDLTDYLRKHDWVYRRAPSAPLLPYQDKIKKGLMDCPAITIQRPDGTEKVLPSTKITSRGLACLREQIFGGVQ encoded by the coding sequence ATGAACACTCTTATAGAAATTAAAGAACGGGTTATTGATCAGGAAACTGTTCAAACAGTCAACGCACGTGAGCTACATGCATTTTTGGAAGTGAAAACCAGTTTTAAAGATTGGATTATCAGACGCATTCAAGATTGTAAATTTAAGGAAGGATATGACTTTTGCTCTTTTTTGAGCGAAAGTTCAGGTGGACGTCCTTCTAAAGATTATGCTCTCACGTTAGATATGGCTAAACACCTTGCCATGATTGAGCGTAATGAAAAAGGGCACCAAGCAAGAGAGTACTTTATTGAGTGTGAAAAACTTGCAAAGCAGGTAACAACACCACAGATTGACTACTCAAGTCCTCAAGTGATGTTAGGTGTCTTAACACATCTAAAAAACGAAAATGAACGTAAAGACATCATAATTGCAGAGTTAGAACCCAAAGCCAAAGCACTTGATGGTTTAAAACGCTCTGATGGTCTGTTTGGTTTGATTGAATCTGCAAAAATGTTAGAAATACGACCAAAAGATCTAACCGATTACTTGCGTAAACATGATTGGGTCTATCGACGGGCTCCGAGTGCTCCTTTGTTACCCTATCAGGATAAAATCAAAAAAGGTCTCATGGATTGCCCTGCTATCACAATTCAAAGACCGGATGGTACAGAAAAGGTGCTCCCTTCAACAAAAATCACATCCAGAGGATTGGCTTGCTTGAGAGAACAAATCTTTGGAGGTGTGCAATGA
- a CDS encoding antA/AntB antirepressor family protein: protein MAQYLININQTTIDGDTVQTVNARELHVFLEIGKDFSTWITDRINKYNLLENQDFVCSPILGSKGRGGHNRKDYYLTLSVAKELSMLENNKKGREARLYFIECEKLAKQVVTPQVDYSSPQVMLGVLTHLKNENERKDIIIAELEPKAKALDGLKRSDGLFGLIESAKMLEIRPKDLTDYLRKHDWVYRRAPGAPLLPYQDKIKKGLMDCPAITIQRPDGTEKVLPSTKITSRGLACLREQIHGGVQ, encoded by the coding sequence ATGGCACAATATTTAATTAATATAAATCAAACCACTATTGATGGAGATACCGTTCAGACGGTGAATGCTCGTGAGTTACATGTTTTTTTGGAAATAGGAAAAGATTTCTCTACTTGGATTACTGACCGTATCAACAAATATAATTTATTAGAAAATCAAGACTTTGTTTGCTCCCCGATTTTGGGGAGCAAAGGCAGAGGTGGTCATAATCGTAAAGACTATTATCTCACCTTAAGTGTAGCAAAAGAACTTTCTATGCTTGAGAACAATAAGAAAGGTAGAGAAGCTCGTTTGTACTTTATCGAATGTGAAAAACTTGCAAAGCAGGTAGTCACACCACAGGTTGATTATTCAAGTCCACAAGTGATGCTAGGTGTCTTAACACATCTAAAAAACGAAAATGAACGTAAAGACATCATAATTGCAGAGTTAGAACCCAAGGCAAAGGCACTTGATGGTTTAAAACGCTCTGATGGTCTGTTTGGTTTGATTGAATCTGCAAAAATGTTAGAAATACGACCAAAGGACTTAACCGATTACTTACGTAAACATGATTGGGTCTATCGAAGGGCTCCGGGTGCTCCTTTGTTACCCTATCAGGACAAGATCAAGAAAGGTCTTATGGATTGCCCTGCTATCACTATTCAAAGACCGGATGGTACAGAAAAGGTGCTCCCTTCAACAAAAATCACATCCAGAGGATTGGCTTGCTTGAGAGAACAAATCCATGGAGGTGTGCAATGA
- a CDS encoding type II toxin-antitoxin system HicA family toxin — MNSQELKRYLTKHGCSFTAGKGGHLLVKRGSKKSVLPMHGTRKELGTGLVQKILKDLGLK, encoded by the coding sequence ATGAACAGTCAAGAATTGAAAAGATATCTTACAAAGCATGGTTGTAGTTTTACTGCAGGGAAGGGTGGACATTTGCTTGTAAAGCGCGGTTCTAAAAAGTCTGTTTTACCTATGCATGGTACACGTAAAGAATTAGGAACAGGATTAGTTCAGAAGATTCTTAAAGATCTTGGTCTAAAATAA
- a CDS encoding type II toxin-antitoxin system HicB family antitoxin, with translation MKYAIKFIKDDNDTLLVISKDFQEFITYGNDEKEALEQAKNALLTVIMGRFQDREVVPLGAYDAIYPFVEVSSLVTLKIAIHNAMIEKNLRKADLVRLLELHPIQIDRLLDLNHATKLDALESTLLTLGKEVTIHIQDAA, from the coding sequence ATGAAATATGCAATAAAATTTATCAAAGATGACAATGATACTCTTCTTGTCATCTCTAAAGATTTTCAGGAATTTATTACCTACGGTAACGACGAAAAAGAAGCTTTAGAACAGGCTAAAAATGCCCTTTTAACAGTTATTATGGGGCGTTTCCAAGATCGTGAAGTTGTTCCTTTGGGAGCGTATGATGCTATCTATCCTTTTGTTGAAGTCTCTTCATTAGTGACTTTAAAAATTGCAATACATAACGCTATGATTGAAAAAAACTTACGTAAAGCTGATCTTGTACGTCTTTTAGAACTTCACCCAATACAAATTGATCGATTGTTGGATTTAAATCACGCAACAAAGTTAGACGCTTTAGAATCCACTCTTCTTACTCTTGGAAAAGAAGTTACCATTCATATTCAAGATGCCGCTTGA